Within the Paracoccus everestensis genome, the region CCACGTCCCGTTTGTTCACGCCCATCCTGATCGGCGGATCGCTGATCCTGCTGATCAACTTCGCCCTGCGGGCCAGCTTCGGCGTCTTCCAGATCCCCATCGCCGCCGATTTCGGCTGGCCGCGCGCTGAATTCTCGTTGGCCATTGCCATCCAGAACCTGGCCTGGGGGATCGGGCAGCCGATCTTTGGCGCGCTTGCCGAACGCTGGGGCGACCGCTGGGCGATCATCCTGGGCGCGATCCTGTATTCGGCGGGGCTGATCCTGACATCCCTTGCGACCACGCCCGCGACGATGCAGCTGCTGGAGGTGATGGTCGGCTTCGGCATTGCCGGCACGGGCTTTGGCGTCATCCTGGCCGTCGTGGGCCGGGCTGCCAGCGACGACAACCGCAGCCTTGCCCTGGGCGTCGCCACCGCAGCCGGATCCGCAGGCCAGGTCTTTGGCGCGCCCTTGGCCGAGGTTCTGCTGGGCTTCTATGCCTGGCAGACCGTTTTCGTGATCTTCGGCGTGATCGTGCTGTCCTGCCTGCTGTTCCTGCCGATGCTGGGCGATGGCAAGCCCGCCACCCGGTCCGAGCTTGAGGAAAGCCTGGGCAGCGTGCTGAAGCGCGCCTTCCGCGACCCGTCCTTTCTGATGATCTTCGTGGGCTTCTTTTCCTGCGGCTATCAGCTTGGCTTCATCACCGCGCATTTTCCCGCGATGGTGACGGAAATGTGCGGCCCGATCAGCCCCATGGGAACGCTGGCCAGCATCGGGATCACCACCACATCTGCCCTGGGCGCGGCGGCGATCAGCCTGATCGGGATGGCCAATATCGCCGGGTCGATCTTCGCGGGCTGGCTGGGCAAGCGTTACACCAAGAAATACCTGCTGGCGGGCATCTATACCCTGCGCACCATCGCGGCGGCGGCCTTTATCCTGCTGCCGATCACGCCCATCAGCGTTGTCGTCTTTTCGCTGGTAATGGGGGCGTTGTGGCTGGCAACGGTGCCGCTGACCTCGGGGCTGGTCGCCTATATCTATGGGTTGCGCTACATGGGAACGCTGTATGGCTTCGTGTTCCTGTCCCACCAGATCGGATCCTTCCTGGGGGTCTGGCTGGGCGGCGCGCTGTATGACGCTTACGGCGACTATACCCTTGTCTGGTGGGTCGGTGTGGGCGTCGGCGCAATCAGCGCACTGATCCATCTGCCGGTGCGCGAGGCCCCGTCCCGCCTTCCGGCCACGGTTCCGGCGGTTTGACGGCGGCGGGCGGTGGTTCTAGGGTCCGGTCCTCGTCTTGCAGGATTCGCCCATGACCAGCCCGACCCGCCACCATCCTTCGGAACGCGCCATCGCGATCCGCTATCAGCAGCGGTCAGCCGAGGTGAAGGCCTTGCAACGGCAATGCTATGCCCTGGCCACGCTGCGGCTGCGCGCGGCGGTCGAGGCGAACGGCACCGGCAAGGGGCTGGCCGTGGTCAGCGACATCGACGAGACGATCCTGGACAACACCGCCGTCATGGCGCACGCGATGACCCTGGGCGAGGCCCTGGACGGGTTCGAGACCTGGAAGCTGTGGGAACGCGAAGGGGCGCCGCATCTGCTGCCGGGGGCTGCGGATTTCTTTCATCTGGCGGACCGCTTGGGTGTCACGATCTTCTACGTCTCGGACCGGTTCGAGGAAAACAAGCTGGCGACCATCGCCACCCTTTCCCGCCTCGGCCTGCCCCAGGTTCATGCGGACCAGGTGCTGCTGTTCGGCCCGCCCAAATCCGAACGCCGCGCGGCCGTTGAACGGGACCACCGCATCATCCTGCAACTGGGCGACACGCTGCACGATTTCCACGGCTGCTTTGCCGGGGCGACGTTGGATATCCAGCACCAACTGGCCGAAGATCACGCAGACCGCTTCGGCGAGGATTGGATCGTCTTTCCCAACGCCGCCCATGGCACCTGGATGGAAGCCGAACTGCGTCCCTGGGAGGCGCCCAAGCCCCGCTAGTCGCCCAGGTGGCTGGCAATTGCCCGGCCAAGGGCAAAGGCCCGTTGTTCCAGAATCACCGGCGTTTCGCAGACATAGGTCAGCGATTGCTGGCGTTCGGTAAAGATGCGCTGATCCCAGTCAAGCGCCTCCTCGGCCGCATCGATGGCATCGAAATCGGGATCGGTTGCGGTCTCCAGGTCGGCCATGGCGGCGCGGCGTTCCTCGATCCGGCGGGCCATGTCCACCTGGCTGCGGCCATATCGGGCGATGCCGTCGATCAGCGCCGTCCGATCCGGTTCGATCTTGCCGAACACCGCCACCATCAGCGCAGTCAGTTCCGCATCGTCGGCCTGCGCCGCGAAATCCGCGATCTCGGCCTCGGCGTCTTCCAGCGGCAGGCGACGTTGTTCCAGCCGGGCGGCAAGGGCCTCGATCCGGGGATCGCGGGCCAGTTCGGCAATGCGGTCGTCGGGCGCAGGCCCGGTCCAGACCTGACCCAGCGACAGGTGCGGCTGCTTGCGCTGGATGCAGGGCCAGTCGGGATCAATTCCGGCAGCCGGCCATGCAGGCCCGGCGGCGATGATCAGCGCCACGATGATGCGTTTCATCCTCTTTCCTTCCGTCTGGCCCACAGGCCC harbors:
- a CDS encoding MFS transporter, with amino-acid sequence MTTSRLFTPILIGGSLILLINFALRASFGVFQIPIAADFGWPRAEFSLAIAIQNLAWGIGQPIFGALAERWGDRWAIILGAILYSAGLILTSLATTPATMQLLEVMVGFGIAGTGFGVILAVVGRAASDDNRSLALGVATAAGSAGQVFGAPLAEVLLGFYAWQTVFVIFGVIVLSCLLFLPMLGDGKPATRSELEESLGSVLKRAFRDPSFLMIFVGFFSCGYQLGFITAHFPAMVTEMCGPISPMGTLASIGITTTSALGAAAISLIGMANIAGSIFAGWLGKRYTKKYLLAGIYTLRTIAAAAFILLPITPISVVVFSLVMGALWLATVPLTSGLVAYIYGLRYMGTLYGFVFLSHQIGSFLGVWLGGALYDAYGDYTLVWWVGVGVGAISALIHLPVREAPSRLPATVPAV
- a CDS encoding 5'-nucleotidase, lipoprotein e(P4) family, whose protein sequence is MTSPTRHHPSERAIAIRYQQRSAEVKALQRQCYALATLRLRAAVEANGTGKGLAVVSDIDETILDNTAVMAHAMTLGEALDGFETWKLWEREGAPHLLPGAADFFHLADRLGVTIFYVSDRFEENKLATIATLSRLGLPQVHADQVLLFGPPKSERRAAVERDHRIILQLGDTLHDFHGCFAGATLDIQHQLAEDHADRFGEDWIVFPNAAHGTWMEAELRPWEAPKPR